One Tachysurus vachellii isolate PV-2020 chromosome 18, HZAU_Pvac_v1, whole genome shotgun sequence DNA segment encodes these proteins:
- the rab11fip4a gene encoding rab11 family-interacting protein 4A isoform X3, whose translation MSTDDGRMREGGSEHSILTPRSGDESVAAQPCLLYPLDSEMDSSAGSESYDGRHDDKEEGLGRLFLPGNSSCQLVSSAAASVISAEEQFEDYGEGEDVEFIPSSPCADDDTRTNRFSDLGSSLPSSAGHTPQKIRHFYNSELLDVYCSQCCKKVNLLNDLEARLKNLKANSPNRKISSTAFGRQLFHHSNFSSSHGSTEDLFHDSIDSCDIDITEKVSYLEKKVSELENDSLANGDLKSKLKQDNTQLVHRVHELEEQIKDQETRAEQSLEEELKRHREVYSKMEKDKSNQIELLSNRVQQLEEENSEMKVNVCRLKSQTEKLDQEKQRMTDKLEDTSLRLKDEMDLYKKMMDKLWQNRHEFQKEREAMQELIEDLRRELEHLQMFKLETEKPGRGRNSLSEFSARTREIELEHEVKRLRQENHKLRDQNDDLNGQILSLSLYEAKNLFACHTKAQSLATEIDNASRDELVEALKEQEEINFRLRQYMDKIILAILDHNPSILEIKH comes from the exons AGCGGTGATGAGAGTGTCGCTGCACAGCCCTGCCTGTTGTACCCCCTTGACTCTGAAATGGACAGCAGCGCGGGGTCCGAGTCGTATGACGGTCGCCATGACGATAAAGAAGAAGGCCTCGGCAGACTCTTTCTACCTGGAAACAG TTCGTGTCAGCTCGTCTCGTCGGCGGCGGCATCCGTCATTTCAGCCGAGGAGCAGTTTGAAGACTACGGAGAAGGAGAAGATGTGGAGTTTATTCCTAGTAGCCCTTGTGCTGATGATGATACACGGACTAACAGATTTTCGGACCTGGGCTCCTCACTGCCTTCCAG TGCCGGTCATACACCTCAGAAAATCCGACACTTTTACAACAGCGAGCTGCTGGATGTTTACTGCTCTCAATGCTGTAAGAAAGTGAACTTGCTCAATGACCTTGAGGCTCGACTCAAAAACCTGAAAGCCAATAg tcCAAACAGGAAGATTTCCAGCACAGCTTTTGGAAG gcaGCTTTTCCATCACAGTAATTTCAGCAGCAGTCATGGCAGCACCGAGGATTTATTCCACGATAGTATCGACTCCTGTGACATTGACATTACTGAGAAG GTGAGTTACCTGGAGAAGAAGGTGTCAGAGCTGGAGAATGACAGCCTGGCAAACGGAGACCTGAAATCCAAACTGAAACAGGACAACACACAGCTGGTTCACAG AGTACATGAGCTGGAGGAGCAGATTAAGGACCAAGAGACTCGGGCAGAGCAAAGTTTGGAGGAGGAGCTGAAGAGACACCGAGAGGTTTACAGCAAGATGGAGAAAGACAAGAGCAACCAAATAGAGCTGCTTTCTAACag AGTACAGCAGCTAGAGGAGGAGAACTCTGAGATGAAGGTGAACGTTTGCAGATTAAAGTCTCAGACTGAGAAACTGGACCAG GAGAAACAGCGCATGACTGATAAACTGGAAGACACGAGCCTGCGTCTAAAGGACGAGATGGATCTGTATAAGAAGATGATGGACAAACTGTGGCAGAACAGACACGAatttcagaaagaaagagaggccATGCAGGAA CTGATAGAGGACCTCCGTCGGGAGCTGGAGCATCTGCAGATGTTTAAGTTAGAAACGGAGAAACCCGGGCGTGGTAGAAACTCCCTGTCTGAATTCAGTGCTCGAACACGCGAGATCGAACTTGAGCATGAAGTCAAACGCCTGcgacag GAAAACCATAAACTGCGGGACCAGAACGATGACCTGAATGGACAGATTCTCAGCCTGAGTCTGTATGAGGCAAAAAACCTCTTTGCTTGCCACACTAAAGCACAGAGTCTCGCCACTGAGATTGACAATGCGTCCAGAGATGAG TTGGTCGAGGCTCTGAAGGAGCAAGAGGAAATCAACTTCCGTCTCCGGCAGTACATGGATAAGATCATCCTGGCTATACTGGACCACAATCCCTCCATCCTGGAAATCAAGCACTAG
- the rab11fip4a gene encoding rab11 family-interacting protein 4A isoform X4 yields MDSSAGSESYDGRHDDKEEGLGRLFLPGNSSCQLVSSAAASVISAEEQFEDYGEGEDVEFIPSSPCADDDTRTNRFSDLGSSLPSSAGHTPQKIRHFYNSELLDVYCSQCCKKVNLLNDLEARLKNLKANSPNRKISSTAFGRQLFHHSNFSSSHGSTEDLFHDSIDSCDIDITEKVSYLEKKVSELENDSLANGDLKSKLKQDNTQLVHRVHELEEQIKDQETRAEQSLEEELKRHREVYSKMEKDKSNQIELLSNRVQQLEEENSEMKVNVCRLKSQTEKLDQEKQRMTDKLEDTSLRLKDEMDLYKKMMDKLWQNRHEFQKEREAMQELIEDLRRELEHLQMFKLETEKPGRGRNSLSEFSARTREIELEHEVKRLRQENHKLRDQNDDLNGQILSLSLYEAKNLFACHTKAQSLATEIDNASRDELVEALKEQEEINFRLRQYMDKIILAILDHNPSILEIKH; encoded by the exons ATGGACAGCAGCGCGGGGTCCGAGTCGTATGACGGTCGCCATGACGATAAAGAAGAAGGCCTCGGCAGACTCTTTCTACCTGGAAACAG TTCGTGTCAGCTCGTCTCGTCGGCGGCGGCATCCGTCATTTCAGCCGAGGAGCAGTTTGAAGACTACGGAGAAGGAGAAGATGTGGAGTTTATTCCTAGTAGCCCTTGTGCTGATGATGATACACGGACTAACAGATTTTCGGACCTGGGCTCCTCACTGCCTTCCAG TGCCGGTCATACACCTCAGAAAATCCGACACTTTTACAACAGCGAGCTGCTGGATGTTTACTGCTCTCAATGCTGTAAGAAAGTGAACTTGCTCAATGACCTTGAGGCTCGACTCAAAAACCTGAAAGCCAATAg tcCAAACAGGAAGATTTCCAGCACAGCTTTTGGAAG gcaGCTTTTCCATCACAGTAATTTCAGCAGCAGTCATGGCAGCACCGAGGATTTATTCCACGATAGTATCGACTCCTGTGACATTGACATTACTGAGAAG GTGAGTTACCTGGAGAAGAAGGTGTCAGAGCTGGAGAATGACAGCCTGGCAAACGGAGACCTGAAATCCAAACTGAAACAGGACAACACACAGCTGGTTCACAG AGTACATGAGCTGGAGGAGCAGATTAAGGACCAAGAGACTCGGGCAGAGCAAAGTTTGGAGGAGGAGCTGAAGAGACACCGAGAGGTTTACAGCAAGATGGAGAAAGACAAGAGCAACCAAATAGAGCTGCTTTCTAACag AGTACAGCAGCTAGAGGAGGAGAACTCTGAGATGAAGGTGAACGTTTGCAGATTAAAGTCTCAGACTGAGAAACTGGACCAG GAGAAACAGCGCATGACTGATAAACTGGAAGACACGAGCCTGCGTCTAAAGGACGAGATGGATCTGTATAAGAAGATGATGGACAAACTGTGGCAGAACAGACACGAatttcagaaagaaagagaggccATGCAGGAA CTGATAGAGGACCTCCGTCGGGAGCTGGAGCATCTGCAGATGTTTAAGTTAGAAACGGAGAAACCCGGGCGTGGTAGAAACTCCCTGTCTGAATTCAGTGCTCGAACACGCGAGATCGAACTTGAGCATGAAGTCAAACGCCTGcgacag GAAAACCATAAACTGCGGGACCAGAACGATGACCTGAATGGACAGATTCTCAGCCTGAGTCTGTATGAGGCAAAAAACCTCTTTGCTTGCCACACTAAAGCACAGAGTCTCGCCACTGAGATTGACAATGCGTCCAGAGATGAG TTGGTCGAGGCTCTGAAGGAGCAAGAGGAAATCAACTTCCGTCTCCGGCAGTACATGGATAAGATCATCCTGGCTATACTGGACCACAATCCCTCCATCCTGGAAATCAAGCACTAG